AGATCCGGCCGTCGGGGTCGGGGGAGGCGTCGCCGACCGGGATGTATTCGTGGAAGGCCTGCTTGGCCCGCGCGGCCAGCACGTCGACGCGTCGTTCGGTGTAGGGCCCGTCGGCGGGGAGGATCTCCCCGGGATACCAGTTGTTGGTGACCTCGTGGTCATCCCACTGCGCCACGATCGGCGTCTGGGCGAGGAAGGCGCGCCAGTTGTCGGCGAGCATGTTGTAGGCGAACTGCCCGCGGAACTCGGTCAGCGTCTCGGCGACCTTGTGCTTCTCCTCGGTGACGATGTTGTTCCACACCCGCCCGTCGGGAAGCGTCACGGTCGGGGTGAGCGGGCCGTCGGCGTAGACGTTGTCGCCCGAGCTGAGGAAGAAGTCGGCCTCGCGCGCCGCCATCGCGGGCGCGATCCGGAAGCCACCGAAGTCGGGGTTGGCGCCCCAGCCCTGGCCGGCGATGTCACCGGACCACAGGAAGCGGATGTCCTGGCGGCGGTCGGGGGCGGTACGCAGCCGGCCCAGCTCCCAGGCGCTGCCGCGGCGCGGGTCGTCGGGGTCGACGGCGCGCACCCGGTAGAAGTAGTCGCGACCCGCCTCGAGGCCGCGCACCTTCAGCTCGCCGGTGAAGTCGCTGCGTCCGGTCACCACGGGCCCGTGGATCGGCCGCGCCCGCCGGAACGACTCGTCGGCCGAGATCTCCGCGACCAGGCGGGAGGTCGTGTCGGCGCGGCTCCACAGCAGCCCGCCCCGGGCACCGACGTCGCCCGACTGGACGCCATGGGTCAGGTTCGGGCGGTTGCCGCGGATGAACGCCGGGGCGCCGTGGGCGGTTGCTGCGGTCGTGGGGATGACGAGTCCGGCCCCGGCGGCGGCACCGAGGCCGAGGACGGAGCGGCGGTTGAGGGAGGTCATGGACCAAACCTGCCGACTCCGGCGGAACGATCGGTGAGTTCCGCGGGTCGTATCGGTGAACACGTGCGTGGAGGGTGGGCCGGGCGCCGGTGAAGGAAACTTTTTTCACGCAGATGTCGAGATCGCCGGGTGGTCTCCGAGAGAGGGGTGAAGGCCGGAGAAGCCAGCCGCATCTGAGGAGCGACATCATGAACGACGAGTACGCCATGCCTGCAGCGCCCGCCCCGAGCCCGGGCATCCGCGCCCTGGACCGGCTGATCGGCACCTGGAAGGTGACCGGCGGAGCCGAGGGCGAGGTGACCTACCGCTGGATGGAAGGCGGCTACTTCCTGCTCCAAGACGTTCGCCTGGAGCAGTTCGGCCAGGTCACGACCGGGATCGAGGTGATCGGCAACCTGCGCCCCTTCGGCGAGGAGGCGAGCGCCGACGTGCACTCTCGCTACTACGACAACACCGGTGCCACCTTCGACTACGTCTACGAGCTCGACGGCGACGTCCTCACGATCTGGGGCGGCGAGAAGGGCTCGCCGGTGAAGTTCGTCGGCACCTTCAACGAGACCGGGGACGTGATGGCCGGTGACTGGGACTACGCCGGCCAGGGCGGCTACGAGTCGACGATGACCCGGGTCTGACTCGCGCGCCGCACCAGGTAGTCGCGCTCGGCCTCGTTGGCGGTCAGCTCCGCAGCCGCCCGGAACTGGGCGGCTGCGGACGGGTCGCGCCGCTGGTCCAGCAGGTGCGCCCGC
The sequence above is drawn from the Nocardioides albertanoniae genome and encodes:
- a CDS encoding alkaline phosphatase D family protein, giving the protein MTSLNRRSVLGLGAAAGAGLVIPTTAATAHGAPAFIRGNRPNLTHGVQSGDVGARGGLLWSRADTTSRLVAEISADESFRRARPIHGPVVTGRSDFTGELKVRGLEAGRDYFYRVRAVDPDDPRRGSAWELGRLRTAPDRRQDIRFLWSGDIAGQGWGANPDFGGFRIAPAMAAREADFFLSSGDNVYADGPLTPTVTLPDGRVWNNIVTEEKHKVAETLTEFRGQFAYNMLADNWRAFLAQTPIVAQWDDHEVTNNWYPGEILPADGPYTERRVDVLAARAKQAFHEYIPVGDASPDPDGRIYRKLSYGPLMDLFVLDMRTHKDANTTNGETSGDGGVLGERQTAWLLRELAASRATWKVIAADLPIGLVVPDGTLQEGLAQGDSGAPLGREIDIARVLTGLKRLGIRNHVWLTADVHYTAAHSYSPDRAAYQDFDPFWEFVSGPLNAGAFGPNTLDATFGPAAEFVAAPPAANASPADGFQFFGEVEIDGRTQQLTVTLRDIEGGALFTKTLDPARR